A window of Prolixibacter sp. SD074 contains these coding sequences:
- a CDS encoding lipopolysaccharide assembly protein LapB gives MKKLIAVLILTVGFLGTSFAQDQKQGAIASKNAGNEALRSKDYAKALTNFEKAIANWGDQDPDYVMIYNTGYSAYKIKKWNQAIKYFTIAADASYKAEYAYLYIANSYRHLNNMQKFEETLETGLTKYPNSKKIKSFLGVYYLKEGNTHYKKGAATLQSAANDVKAGKYKTTDDKYKAQVAKAKVDFKAALPFVNKALKLDPADPQAKQLKNLIDEGMKM, from the coding sequence ATGAAGAAACTGATCGCTGTTTTAATTTTAACCGTAGGATTTTTGGGAACCTCTTTTGCACAGGACCAAAAGCAGGGTGCAATCGCATCGAAGAATGCAGGAAACGAAGCTTTGCGTTCAAAGGACTATGCAAAAGCGTTGACCAATTTCGAAAAAGCTATTGCGAACTGGGGCGACCAGGATCCGGATTATGTGATGATTTACAACACTGGGTATTCTGCTTACAAAATTAAAAAGTGGAATCAAGCCATTAAGTATTTCACCATAGCGGCTGACGCTAGCTACAAAGCTGAGTATGCTTATTTGTACATTGCCAATTCGTACCGGCATTTGAATAACATGCAAAAATTTGAAGAAACGCTTGAAACCGGTCTCACAAAATACCCGAATAGCAAAAAAATTAAATCATTTTTGGGCGTTTATTACCTGAAAGAAGGAAATACTCACTACAAAAAAGGTGCTGCTACCCTGCAGTCTGCTGCCAATGATGTAAAAGCCGGCAAGTACAAAACAACCGACGACAAGTACAAGGCACAGGTTGCCAAGGCAAAAGTTGATTTTAAAGCTGCCCTGCCTTTTGTCAATAAAGCCCTGAAACTCGACCCGGCTGATCCGCAGGCAAAACAGTTGAAAAATTTGATTGACGAAGGCATGAAAATGTAA
- a CDS encoding IS5 family transposase has protein sequence MIDYTPQSQLSLNMFKHPFEQGLDKENRWVKLAALIPWDSLAAVYSRKLDAGSGRKSVNIRTVIAALIVKHKLGLDDRGTIEMIQENIYLQYFCGLPCFTTQPVFDASLFVDIRKRLGGDEFEAFNQRIIESSEQIKPHQSRIKRKQQQQKEEATDKDKDKNDGPEKNDNRGTLKVDATVADQEITYPTDLKLLNTSRGNLERIIDLLYLRPADGTKPRTYRRNARKHYLNIAKKKKKTKKQIRRGIRGQLQYISRDLKIVDSLLLKPGRSELLEKRDRELMATIRKVYSQQKLMYENRTHQCENRIVNIFQPHVRPIVRGKDKAKTEFGAKINISEVNGFCRIDRFSWDAYNESTDLKMQVENFKHTYGCYPRVFLGDQIFLTRENRKYLKEKGIKIYGKPLGRPPKNDSQTASQKYRDKKEAAKRNHVEGKFGQGKRGYGLNNIMARLPETSESWVNAILFVMNLAKLLQVAEKWKGSFALLLKKLKAAIKNLLRLELFDKNLLLIPISNSCGA, from the coding sequence ATGATTGATTACACACCACAAAGCCAATTAAGTTTAAATATGTTCAAGCATCCTTTTGAACAAGGGTTGGACAAGGAGAACCGATGGGTGAAATTAGCCGCATTGATTCCCTGGGATTCACTTGCAGCCGTTTATAGCCGGAAGCTCGATGCGGGCTCGGGGCGTAAAAGTGTCAACATCCGCACGGTGATAGCGGCCTTGATAGTCAAGCACAAGCTTGGCCTGGATGACCGGGGTACCATAGAAATGATACAGGAAAACATTTACCTGCAATACTTTTGCGGGCTGCCGTGTTTTACCACCCAACCGGTTTTTGATGCCAGCCTGTTTGTCGATATCCGCAAAAGATTGGGAGGCGATGAGTTTGAAGCTTTCAACCAACGAATCATCGAATCATCCGAACAAATTAAACCACATCAGTCCCGCATTAAAAGAAAACAACAGCAACAAAAGGAAGAGGCAACGGACAAGGATAAGGACAAAAACGACGGGCCCGAAAAGAATGATAACCGGGGAACACTGAAAGTAGATGCGACTGTGGCCGACCAGGAGATCACCTATCCGACAGATTTGAAACTCTTAAACACCTCCAGGGGAAATCTGGAACGAATCATAGACCTGTTGTACCTTCGCCCGGCAGATGGAACAAAACCAAGAACCTACCGCAGGAATGCCCGCAAGCATTACCTGAACATTGCAAAGAAGAAAAAGAAGACAAAGAAGCAGATTCGCCGGGGAATCAGGGGACAGCTTCAATACATTTCCCGCGATCTAAAAATAGTTGACAGCTTATTGTTAAAACCCGGTCGGTCGGAATTGCTGGAAAAACGCGACAGGGAACTGATGGCAACCATTCGGAAAGTTTACAGCCAGCAAAAATTGATGTATGAGAATAGAACCCATCAATGCGAGAACCGCATTGTGAACATTTTCCAGCCCCATGTGCGTCCGATTGTCCGGGGAAAAGACAAAGCGAAAACCGAATTTGGAGCGAAAATCAACATCAGTGAGGTGAACGGATTCTGCCGGATAGACCGGTTCAGCTGGGATGCCTACAATGAAAGCACGGATTTGAAAATGCAGGTAGAAAATTTTAAACATACCTATGGTTGCTATCCCCGGGTATTCCTTGGCGACCAGATTTTCCTGACAAGGGAAAACCGCAAATACCTGAAAGAAAAAGGGATTAAGATCTACGGCAAACCCCTGGGAAGGCCACCGAAAAATGACAGCCAAACTGCCAGTCAGAAATACCGTGACAAAAAAGAAGCAGCCAAACGAAACCACGTAGAAGGCAAGTTTGGACAAGGCAAACGAGGATACGGGCTCAACAATATCATGGCCAGGCTTCCTGAAACGTCCGAATCATGGGTCAATGCGATCCTTTTTGTCATGAACCTGGCCAAATTGCTGCAAGTGGCAGAAAAATGGAAAGGTTCTTTTGCGCTCTTACTTAAAAAACTAAAAGCGGCCATCAAAAACCTGCTGAGATTAGAATTATTTGACAAAAACCTTTTGCTCATTCCAATATCGAACTCGTGTGGCGCATAG
- a CDS encoding ROK family protein: MNLFEDKRVAMTLDAGGTNFVFSAIRGGENIVEPITLPSNGDNLEKSLTNMVDGFSRVKDELREEPVAISFAFPGPADYPNGIIGDLVNLPGYRGGVALGPFLEEKFNLPVYINNDGDLYAYGEALGGFLPEINKSLEDAGSPKRYHNLVGITLGTGLGGGLVREGKLVIGDNAMAAEIYAYRNKLNPNWCAEDGVSIRAVKRHYGEYSGDTNADELTPKDIFEIAKGMRPGNSEAAVKAFASVGESLGDVLTQLATTLDGLIVIGGGLSGAAELIMPSALDEMNGTLDLPNGGTMPRLVQKVVSADTEEGLSTLLNQKTAEIKVPQSDKTVVYNPEPMLAIGISRIGASRAISLGAYAFALDKLDA; this comes from the coding sequence ATGAACTTATTTGAAGACAAACGAGTGGCTATGACACTCGACGCCGGAGGGACCAACTTCGTTTTTTCAGCGATTCGCGGTGGAGAAAATATAGTCGAACCCATTACATTGCCCTCAAACGGCGATAACCTGGAAAAAAGCCTGACTAATATGGTCGACGGTTTTTCCAGGGTGAAGGACGAACTCAGGGAGGAGCCGGTGGCCATTAGTTTTGCTTTTCCCGGTCCGGCCGATTACCCCAATGGAATCATTGGCGATTTAGTGAATTTGCCCGGGTACCGTGGCGGCGTAGCGCTCGGCCCGTTCCTTGAAGAGAAATTCAATTTACCTGTTTACATTAATAACGACGGCGACTTATATGCATATGGTGAAGCCCTTGGAGGTTTTCTTCCCGAAATAAACAAAAGCCTGGAAGATGCTGGTTCTCCAAAGCGGTACCATAACCTGGTGGGAATTACCCTGGGAACCGGCCTTGGTGGCGGCTTGGTACGTGAAGGCAAACTCGTCATTGGAGACAATGCCATGGCAGCCGAGATTTATGCCTACCGAAACAAACTGAACCCTAATTGGTGTGCAGAAGACGGCGTTTCTATTCGTGCAGTAAAGCGTCATTATGGAGAATACAGCGGCGATACCAATGCCGATGAACTGACGCCGAAAGATATTTTCGAAATTGCCAAGGGCATGCGCCCCGGAAATAGCGAAGCAGCGGTGAAAGCTTTTGCATCGGTTGGCGAATCATTGGGCGATGTGTTGACACAACTGGCTACTACGCTTGATGGTTTGATTGTGATTGGCGGAGGGCTCTCCGGCGCAGCTGAATTGATTATGCCTTCCGCTCTGGACGAAATGAACGGAACGTTGGATTTGCCCAACGGCGGAACCATGCCCCGGTTAGTGCAGAAAGTAGTGAGTGCCGATACCGAGGAAGGACTTTCGACGTTGCTAAACCAGAAAACCGCTGAGATTAAGGTACCGCAAAGCGATAAAACAGTCGTGTATAATCCAGAGCCCATGCTCGCTATCGGAATTAGCCGTATTGGCGCAAGTCGTGCTATTTCGCTTGGCGCTTACGCTTTTGCGCTCGACAAACTGGATGCTTGA